A stretch of Gadus chalcogrammus isolate NIFS_2021 chromosome 9, NIFS_Gcha_1.0, whole genome shotgun sequence DNA encodes these proteins:
- the duox gene encoding dual oxidase 1 yields the protein MDLRKSAQSSPVMLVFLGLLVIQICQSKNDWEVQRCDGWYNNLGYPNRGAVGSHLMRLMPAHYSDGVAHPIQEPQHPNPRLLSRALTAGPSGLPSARNQTVLSVFFGYHLTFEIFDSRMPGCPPEFMNIDIPKGDPVFDPSSTGEVKLPFHRGPWDKDSGQSPNNPRVQVNLVTAWIDGSSIYGPSSSWSDTLRNFSGGLLTSGHQWNMPRQDVHLRMWSAPDPSTGDHGPAGLYEFGNAWANENLFTAAEGIIWFRYHNYLAVRLKMEQPGWSDEKLFQHARKTVVATLQNIALYEWLPVYLGNRTLPLYPGYQKFVDPGISPEFEVAAIRLGITAVPPGVYMRNRTCHFREVVNADGSLSPALRLCNSFWKRESVNMRTGQDVDDLVMGMASQIAERTDNVVVEDLRDYMYGPLRFSRSDLVALTIQRGRDFGIPTYSEVRQALDLPAIMTFGEINPELNRSNPQLFRDVAELYDGDVSKLELFPGGLLEALHGPGAVFSRVVLDQFERIRNGDRFWFENRQNGLFTPSEIQALRKVTYHDVLVAVTGAEAGDVQEHVFLWMDGDPCAQPAQVNASGLHPCTPFTTLNYFDGSKAGFGIFVVCLFLFPVVSLIVACMVAYIRKARYKRFKKRRMAVRGTEEPASGIMAYEWCGHKKPLQSVSVEVNEKRRVQVFDHAGSVLRSLNLGSQTSLKILLSNDHQQKVLLLKVPKEYDLVLFFEDESKRAELVRQLNPEAEGSGQQIAVTQMREKDILGEALTREQRAQIVETFIRHAFSEVLEIEKRDAGDMSGTARHKTRQVLQCELAATELADALGLKPDSLFVDSMFTLADKDGNGYLSFQEFLDVIVIFMKGSPEEKSKLMFSMHDIAGNGFLSKEDFTRMLRSFIEISNGALSKSQADEGILAMLKTAGFEDKELITWEDFHFLLRDHEKDLQFSELNVKGMEQQGKKRFSREQRVSFICPTNSTNETARQELRRRQRKKSSLASPKVYVKPRRDHYERNPIQQKIQEFKRFVENYRRHIVCFLVVYGIVAGVIIERCYHYALQADASGVPETSMVGIIVSRGSAAAISFLFPYMLLTVCRNLITLLRETFLNRYIPFDAAIDFHRFMAMIAILMSVIHSLGHVVNLYIFSISDLNILACLFPKVLPNNGSELPLKWYYWFFQTVPGMTGVLLLFVLAFMYVFASHVFRRISFRGFWITHYLYVVVYLLTVVHGSFALLQSPRFYIYLIPPALIFLLDKLISLSRKKVEIPVLRAELLPSGVTHLEFKRPQGFVYRSGQWVRIACLMLGTDEYHPFTLTSAPHEENLSLHIRAVGPWTSHLRELYTEDRLVELGFHPKLYLDGPFGEGHQEWIDFDVSVLVGGGIGVTPFASILKDLVVKSSNKAKIQCKKVYFIWVTRTQRQFEWVSDIVREVEEMDTLELVSVHIYITQLAQKFDLRTTMLYVTERHFQKVWNRSLFTGLRSITHFGRPPFVAFLSSLQEVHPEVHKMGVFSCGPPGLTKNVEKACQQMNKKDQAHFVHHYENF from the exons ATGGATCTGCGTAAAAGCGCTCAGAGTTCCCCCGTCATGCTCGTTTTTTTAGGCCTACTTGTGATTCAAA TTTGCCAGTCTAAGAACGACTGGGAGGTCCAAAGATGTGACGGCTGGTACAACAATTTAGGATATCCCAACCGCGGAGCCGTCG GTTCCCATCTCATGAGGCTCATGCCCGCGCATTACTCGGACGGTGTTGCCCATCCAATCCAGGAGCCGCAGCACCCAAACCCTCGACTCCTCAGCCGCGCTCTGACAGCTGGACCCTCCGGTCTGCCCTCAGCACGCAACCAAACCGTGCTCTCTGTTTTCTTTG GTTACCACTTGACGTTCGAGATCTTTGATTCCAGGATGCCTGGATGTCCCCCTGAGTTCATGAACATCGACATTCCAAAGGGCGACCCGGTGTTCGATCCCTCCAGTACCGGAGAGGTCAAGCTTCCCTTCCACAGAGGGCCGTGGGACAAGGACTCTGGCCAGAGTCCAAATAATCCCCGGGTTcag GTGAACCTGGTGACAGCCTGGATTGACGGCAGCTCCATCTACGGGCCCTCCTCCTCTTGGTCTGACACCCTGCGGAATTTCTCTGGGGGGCTCCTGACCTCGGGCCACCAGTGGAACATGCCCCGGCAGGACGTTCACCTGCGCATGTGGAGCGCCCCGGACCCCTCCACGGGCGACCATGGTCCCGCCGGTCTTTACG AGTTTGGCAATGCCTGGGCCAATGAGAACCTGTTCACAGCCGCTGAGGGGATTATCTGGTTTCGTTACCACAATTACCTGGCCGTCCGGCTGAAAATGGAGCAGCCTGGATGGTCAGATGAAAAGCTGTTCCAGCACGCCAGGAAGACCGTGGTGGCCACACTCCAG AACATCGCCCTGTATGAGTGGCTCCCTGTGTACCTCGGCAACAGGACTCTTCCGCTGTATCCAG gttATCAGAAGTTTGTTGACCCAGGGATTTCCCCTGAGTTTGAAGTGGCTGCCATCCGCCTTGGCATCACGGCGGTCCCACCTGGCGTCTACATGAG GAACAGAACCTGCCATTTCCGGGAGGTGGTGAATGCCGACGGGAGCCTCTCCCCTGCACTGCGTCTGTGTAACAGCTTCTGGAAGCGTGAG AGTGTGAACATGAGGACCGGTCAGGACGTGGACGACCTTGTCATGGGCATGGCCTCGCAGATCGCAGAGAGGACCGACAATGTGGTCGTGGAAGACCTGAGAG ACTACATGTATGGTCCCCTTAGGTTCTCCCGCTCGGACCTGGTGGCTCTGACCATCCAGAGGGGGCGGGACTTCGGCATCCCAACCTACAGCGAGGTGAGGCAGGCCCTGGATCTGCCTGCCATCATGACGTTCGGTGAGATCAACCCAGAGCTGAACCGCAGCAACCCCCAG TTGTTCCGGGATGTTGCAGAGCTGTACGACGGAGACGTCTCCAAACTGGAGCTCTTCCCCGGAGGCCTGCTGGAAGCTCTCCACGGCCCGGGGGCAGTGTTCTCCAGGGTCGTCCTGGATCAGTTTGAGCGCATCCGAAATGGAGACCGCTTCTGGTTCGAGAACAGGCAGAATGG TTTGTTCACCCCCAGCGAGATCCAGGCACTCCGCAAGGTGACGTACCATGATGTCCTGGTGGCCGTCACCGGGGCAGAGGCCGGCGACGTGCAGGAACACGTCTTCCTATGGATGGACG GTGACCCGTGTGCTCAGCCAGCACAAGTCAATGCTTCAGGGCTTCACCCTTGCACCCCATTCACCACACTCAACTACTTTGACGGGAGCAAAGCTGGTTTCGGCATCTTCGTTGTGTGCTTGTTCCTGTTCCCAGTGG TGAGCCTTATTGTGGCTTGTATGGTGGCGTATATCCGTAAGGCCAGGTACAAAAGGTTTAAGAAGAGAAGAATGGCAGTGAGGGGAACAGAAGAGCCTGCTTCTGGGATCATGG CCTACGAGTGGTGCGGTCATAAGAAGCCCCTGCAGTCCGTCAGTGTGGAGGTCAACGAGAAGAGGAGGGTGCAGGTGTTTGACCACGCTGGCTCGGTCCTCCGCAGCCTCAACCTTGGTAGCCAGACCAGCCTGAAGATTCTTCTCTCCAATGACCACCAGCAGAAAGTACTGCTGCTCAAAGTACCCAAAGAGTACGACCTG GTGTTGTTCTTTGAAGACGAAAGCAAGCGAGCAGAGCTGGTGAGGCAGCTGAACCCCGAGGCGGAGGGGTCGGGCCAGCAGATCGCCGTGACGCAGATGAGAGAGAAGGACATCCTGGGCGAGGCGCTGACCAGGGAACAGCGGGCTCAGATCGTGGAAACATTCATCCGCCATGCGTTCTCCGAG GTGCTggagatagagaagagagacgCGGGGGACATGAGCGGCACGGCCCGCCATAAGACCCGGCAGGTCCTGCAGTGTGAGCTGGCGGCCACCGAGCTGGCCGACGCTCTGGGCCTCAAGCCAGACTCCCTGTTTGTGGACTCCATGTTCACGCTGGCCGATAAAGATGGCAACGGATATCTGTCCTTCCAAGAGTTCCTGGATGTCATCGTTATCTTCATGAAGG GCTCCCCAGAGGAAAAGTCCAAGCTGATGTTCTCCATGCATGACATCGCTGGCAATGGTTTCTTATCCAAGGAGGACTTCACAAGGATGCTCAG gTCGTTCATTGAAATCTCAAATGGCGCTCTGTCTAAGAGCCAGGCGGACGAGGGGATACTGGCCATGCTGAAGACGGCTGGCTTCGAAGACAAGGAGCTAATCACCTGGGAGGACTTTCATTTCCTCCTGCGGGACCACGAGAAAGATCTGCAGTTCTCCGAGCTCAATGTCAAAG GAATGGAGCAGCAGGGGAAGAAGAGGTTCAGTCGAGAACAACGTGTCTCCTTCATCTGCCCGACCAACAG CACCAACGAGACGGCGAGACAGGAGCTACGCAGGCGGCAGAGGAAGAA GTCGTCCCTGGCGTCCCCTAAGGTCTACGTGAAGCCGAGGCGAGATCACTATGAGCGAAACCCCATCCAGCAGAAGATCCAGGAGTTCAAGCGCTTTGTGGAGAACTACCGCCGCCACATCGTTTGTTTCCTCGTGGTCTACGGTATCGTGGCCGGTGTGATCATCGAGAGATGCTACC ACTACGCTCTGCAGGCCGACGCGTCTGGTGTCCCGGAGACCTCGATGGTGGGGATCATCGTGTCGCGGGGCTCCGCCGCCGCCATATCCTTCCTGTTCCCCTACATGCTGCTCACCGTGTGCCGCAACCTCATCACACTGCTGCGGGAGACCTTCCTCAATCGCTACATCCCCTTCGACGCCGCCATCGACTTCCACCGCTTCATGGCCATGATAGCCATCCTGATGTCAG TTATTCACAGCCTGGGTCACGTGGTCAACCTCTACATCTTCTCCATCAGTGACCTCAACATCCTCGCCTGCCTCTTCCCCAAGGTGTTGCCCAACAATGG atCTGAACTTCCGCTAAAGTGGTACTACTGGTTCTTTCAAACGGTGCCAG GCATGACTGGCGTCCTGCTGCTCTTCGTGCTGGCCTTCATGTACGTGTTCGCCTCCCATGTCTTCCGTCGCATAAGCTTCCGTGGATTCTGGATCACACATTACCTCTACGTTGTGGTGTACCTTCTT ACGGTGGTCCACGGCAGCTTCGCCCTGCTACAATCACCCCGCTTCTACATCTATCTGATCCCCCCGGCACTCATCTTCCTCCTGGACAAGCTGATCAGCCTGAGCAGGAAGAAGGTGGAGATCCCCGTCCTCAGGGCGGAGCTGCTGCCCTCAG GGGTCACCCACCTGGAGTTCAAGCGGCCCCAGGGCTTTGTGTACCGCTCGGGCCAGTGGGTCCGCATCGCCTGCCTGATGCTGGGCACCGACGAGTAccaccccttcaccctgaccTCGGCCCCCCACGAGGAGAACCTCAGCCTGCACATCCGCGCCGTGGGGCCCTGGACCAGCCACTTGCGGGAGCTCTACACGGAGGACCGCCTGGTGGAGCTGGGCTTCCACCCCAAG CTCTACCTGGACGGGCCCTTCGGGGAGGGCCACCAGGAGTGGATCGACTTCGATGTGTCTGTCCTGGTGGGCGGGGGCATCGGGGTCACCCCGTTCGCCTCCATCCTGAAGGACCTGGTGGTCAAGTCCTCCAACAAGGCCAAGATCCAGTGTAAAAAG GTTTACTTCATCTGGGTGACGCGGACCCAGCGGCAGTTTGAGTGGGTGTCTGACATCGTAcgcgaggtggaggagatggacacCCTGGAGTTGGTGTCGGTCCACATCTACATCACCCAGCTGGCCCAGAAGTTTGACCTGCGCACCACCATGCTG tatgtGACCGAGCGCCACTTCCAGAAGGTGTGGAACCGGAGTCTGTTCACAGGCCTGCGCTCCATCACCCACTTCGGCCGCCCGCCCTTTGTGGCGTTTTTAAGCTCCTTGCAAGAGGTGCACCCAGAG GTTCATAAAATGGGCGTGTTCAGCTGTGGACCTCCGGGACTGACCAAGAACGTGGAAAAGGCCTGCCAGCAGATGAACAAGAAGGACCAGGCCCACTTTGTCCATCACTACGAGAATTTCTAA
- the duox2 gene encoding dual oxidase maturation factor 2: protein MTFYDDIYPFYPLQRTSFIFSGALLTIILVFLVLLTSLLLILPGIRGKARYLWMVRIIISLFIGAVIVALNFTNDWAEGWTTTNATYKSFSNAVVDAEIGLHVGLYGINVTLRGNPVMQLNETIDYNEMFSWQDSLEEEYQEALERGLPNPILYIAEKFTLNSACGLIFQYRYSGRYASATLWTAFCCWLVANILLSMPVLLYAGYMMLATAAFIFFSMASFSTIMNLPKCAFSIGAGTFVTEYSHSFWLALATGVLCAVIGMAVVLFDCLIPEKMKQAFSIAVESEEEEDAYSETGYLNSVFLEEGPVSVITLANV, encoded by the exons ATGACTTTCTACGATGACATTTACCCATTCTACCCGCTACAAAGGACCTCCTTCATCTTCAGCGGCGCCCTGCTCACCATTATCCTGGTGTTCCTGGTGCTGCTCACCagtctcctcctcatcctgccAGGCATCCGAGGCAAGGCG aggtacCTGTGGATGGTTCGTATCATCATCAGCCTGTTCATCGGCGCTGTGATAGTGG CGCTGAACTTCACTAATGACTGGGCTGAGGGCTGGACGACCACTAATGCCACCTATAAGTCCTTCAGCAACGCCGTCGTGGATGCTGAAATCGGTCTGCATGTCGGGCTCTACGGCATCAACGTTACCCTCCGCG GAAACCCTGTGATGCAACTCAACGAGACCATCGACTACAACGAGATGTTCAGCTGGCAGgactccctggaggaggagtaCCAAGAAGCCCTGGAGAGAGGCCTGCCAAACCCCATCCTGTATATCGCAGAGAAGTTCACGCTCAACAGCGCCTGCGGCCTCATCTTCCAGTACAGATACTCTGGACGATACGCCTCCGCCACGCTCTG gaCGGCTTTCTGCTGCTGGCTGGTGGCCAACATCCTGCTCTCCATGCCCGTTCTCCTGTACGCCGGCTACATGATGCTGGCCACGGCCGCCTTCATcttcttctccatggcctccttctccaccataaTGAATCTGCCCAAGTGCGCCTTCTCCATAGGGGCGGGCACCTTCGTCACAGAGTACAGCCATTCCTTCTGGCTGGCGCTAGCCACAG GTGTGCTGTGTGCGGTCATTGGCATGGCGGTGGTGCTGTTTGACTGCTTGATACCAGAGAAGATGAAGCAAGCCTTCAGCATAGCCGTGgaaagtgaggaagaggaggacgcgTACTCGGAGACGGGTTACCTGAACTCGGTGTTCCTGGAGGAAGGGCCCGTATCAGTAATCACCCTA GCTAATGTATGA
- the apba2a gene encoding amyloid-beta A4 precursor protein-binding family A member 2: MEEAETCSEYDNVGSDVEQDYDEVLHEACPDTEPPRPSDPRFCRHPPPSPPLPAPPPRGDRDGHAHAHAHGGGGEADAIRRLGYFIDDSDEIEEVLDGVRFVEDLEEDCDTGPEEAASAVYQCSDAQRGGKRGEERFREDRAAVARSPEPPPVASRRLVCEAAGRGSREKGRPGNGRGRRGPAGEAENGAAGPKGGPDVSGEPNPKMAPKDGRKAVARTKTRSDGVKSRPQPPPRQPPPPRHVPPKQAPAPKETPVPSPAPLDNGAAQQQESHPRAPKQNPEQVEAPAQHRDPLPDRPRQQERNPQGERSQPTSMAEEAPEQPSRPPCPQDPPPPEENNSSPQKTQETAAFPSFVDVPGPCEPEDLIDGIIFAANYLGCTQVLSDKNPSKSIRMTQAQEAVSHIKSQDEDSQMVTEVDLFISTKAVKVLNADTQETMMDSALRTISYIADIGSIVVLMARRRMSQGTLQDDSEASMSSADGKNQYRMICYVFESEDAQLIAQSIGQAFSVAYREFLRANGINPKDLSQKQYSDIINSQEMYNDDLIHFSNSDNCKELYVEKQKGEMLGVVIVESGWGSILPTVILANMLNSGPAARSGRLSVGDQIMSINDTSLVGLPLATCQGIIKGLKNLVKVKLSIVSCPPVTTVLIKRPDLKFQLGFSVQNGIICSLMRGGIAERGGVRVGHRIIEINGQSVVAMAHEKIVQTLSVSVGEINMKTMPAVMFRLLTGQETPIYI, encoded by the exons atggaggaggcggagacCTGCTCCGAGTACGACAACGTGGGCTCGGACGTGGAGCAGGACTACGACGAGGTCCTGCAC GAGGCGTGCCCCGACACCGAGCCGCCCCGCCCGTCCGACCCTCGCTTCTGTCGCCACccgcccccatcccctcccctccctgccccccctcccagaggcGACCGCGAcggccacgcccacgcccacgcccacggcGGCGGGGGCGAGGCGGACGCCATCCGGAGGCTGGGCTACTTCATCGATGACTCGGACGAGATAGAGGAGGTGCTGGACGGGGTGCGCTTCGTGGAGGACTTAGAGGAGGACTGTGACACGGGCCCCGAGGAGGCGGCCTCTGCGGTGTACCAGTGCAGCGACGCTCAGCGGGGCGGCAAGAGGGGCGAGGAGAGGTTCAGAGAGGACCGGGCGGCCGTCGCCAGGAGCCCCGAGCCGCCGCCAGTGGCCAGCAGGCGGCTGGTGTGTGAGGCCGCTGGCCGGGGGTCCAGGGAGAAGGGGCGACCGGGcaatgggagagggaggaggggcccAGCCGGGGAGGCTGAGAACGGAGCCGCGGGCCCCAAAGGAGGACCTGACGTCAGCGGTGAACCCAATCCAAAGATGGCCCCAAAGGACGGCAGAAAGGCCGTCGCACGGACCAAAACCAGATCCGACGGTGTGAAAAGCCGACCTCAGCCCCCGCCTCGGCAGCCCCCGCCCCCAAGGCACGTCCCCCCCAAGCAGGCCCCGGCTCCCAAAGAgacccccgtcccgtccccggCCCCCCTCGACAACGGGGCGGCACAACAACAAGAGAGTCACCCCAGGGCCCCCAAACAGAACCCGGAGCAGGTGGAGGCTCCAGCGCAGCACAGGGATCCCCTCCCAGACAGACCcagacagcaagagagaaacCCACAG GGCGAGAGGAGCCAGCCCACCTCGATGGCCGAGGAGGCGCCCGAGCAGCCCAGCAGGCCCCCGTGCCcgcaggacccccccccaccagaggaGAACAACAGCAGCCCCCAG AAAACGCAGGAAACGGCCGCCTTCCCCAGCTTTGTGGACG TCCCAGGCCCCTGTGAGCCAGAGGACCTCATCGATGGGATCATATTCGCGGCTAACTACCTGGGTTGCACGCAGGTGCTGTCCGATAAGAATCCCTCCAAGTCCATACGCATGACCCAGGCCCAGGAGGCCGTCAGCCACATCAAG AGTCAAGATGAAGACTCTCAAATGGTCACTGAGGTGGACCTCTTCATCTCCACTAAAGCCGTCAAGGTGCTGAACGCTGATACGCAG GAGACCATGATGGACAGTGCCTTGCGGACCATCTCCTACATCGCAGACATCGGCAGCATTGTGGTGCTGATGGCCCGCCGACGTATGTCCCAGGGCACCCTCCAGGACGACTCGGAGGCCTCCATGTCCTCCGCCGACGGCAAGAACCAGTACCGGATGATCTGCTACGTGTTTGAGTCGGAGGAC GCGCAGCTCATCGCTCAGTCCATTGGTCAGGCCTTCAGCGTGGCCTACAGGGAGTTCCTCCGAGCCAATGGCATCAACCCCAAGGACCTGAGTCAGAAACAATACAGTGACATCATCAACTCCCAGGAGATGTACAACGATGACCTCATTCATTTCTCAAACTCTGACAACTGTAAAGAG CTGTACGTGGAGAAGCAGAAGGGGGAGATGCTGGGCGTGGTGATCGTGGAGTCGGGCTGGGGCTCCATCCTGCCCACCGTCATCCTGGCCAACATGCTGAACAGCGGGCCGGCCGCACGCTCGGGGCGGCTCAGCGTGGGCGACCAGATCATGTCCATCAACGACACCAGCCTGGTGGGGCTGCCGCTGGCCACCTGCCAGGGTATCATCAAG GGGTTAAAGAACCTGGTGAAGGTGAAGCTGAGCATCGTCAGCTGCCCTCCTGTCACCACCGTGCTCATCAAGAGACCCGACCTCAAGTTCCAGCTGGGCTTCAGTGTTCAGAACGGCATT ATTTGCAGTCTAATGCGTGGCGGAATAGCGGAGCGCGGCGGGGTTCGGGTCGGCCACAGAATCATTGAGATCAACGGGCAGAGTGTGGTAGCCATGGCCCACGAGAAGATCGTCCAAACGCTGTCCGTCTCCGTGGGCGAG ATCAATATGAAGACAATGCCTGCAGTGATGTTCAGACTGCTGACCGGACAAGAGACGCCCATCTACATATAG